ACAACTTACAGAACTGTACAGATCCTTGTAAAGGTCAGTGATACTATGAAAGAGTGACCTCTTGTGGAAAACCTAAAACTGGATGCATGTGAGTGTACTTCATTGGCAGTTTAATAatctcagggaaaaaaaaaaaccacacaataTAATACAGCCAGTACTTTTTCTACAACCAGTATTTTAATCGAGACCATTACATATatcaaagaaatgaaaaacagtGGAATCGTTTATGGTCAAAAATTTGTACTTGTGTTCATTGCATCTTCACTGATGCCATGTTACAGTATCTTGAATCAGAGTGCCTTTATTCCAATTGACCAACCTTTACCAATAGAAGTATGAAagttaaataagaaaacagGTTGGCTAAACAGACGGTCAAAGGGAGGGACTTCCTTTCACTATCCCATCCTTCCTGACACAAAAATTCTGCTGGCATTTACACATTAATAATGAAGAACTATTACACTATGTCAAACTACACAGTACATTcattgacaaaaaacaaaaagaaagctCTTGAGATTACCTGGTGAATTGGAATGCTGGGTGGCACAACTATGTTTCAGCACTGACAGGACTGACAGGACTTGGGTCAAGAGTTACACCTGCGCACACACCCACTTACTGTATTTACAAATTAAGAGGAATTAGGTAGATTGCATTAccaaagcaaaaagaaaaaaaaaaaaaaaaaaagtaatcctAAACCTGTAAAATATTTGattgtttaaaaaacaaaatccaacacaaaatgaccacagGGTCTTGTTTAAGTCCATCATTTGAAACGGTAAATCCAGTACAACCTTTCATTCATCTTCAGTTCCGTTTACAATCGACAGCCACGCATTCTCCTACTTTCTCTCATTAGACCTGGAGCGGCTgcaagggaaaaagaaaaacactgttcAATCAAACATGAAATACTGGCAAAAACTGTCAGTGCAACATTCATGTAATAACAGGGTTCACATTACGGGGAGCCAGGGGCAGCTGAGCTAaagtaaaagcaataaaagtaTAAATTGGGGGGTGGGAGGCGGACAAATTTATAAATCATCACCATGCTCTTATTTCAATTGTAATTTGTACTCCATGATTAATGCTGTTActagataaaataaaacatgtttatcTTTCTCCAATTCATTGTAGTTTAGTGCTTGAGGGAAATGTGATGGTTCATTCATTCCTTTGTTTGTGCCccttcttctgttttgttttcttcctctgaGATTGTGATGAATTCCCCTGGATATGCAGAGTGACTCATTGTAACAGCAGattaaattgattgattgaaatgCTGTTCAAATGCTATTCACCCATTGGTTACTTCACCTATAAGCGGAGTCACTACACCTGTGGACAGTCTTTCCTCTACAGAGCTATAAAGACACCGTCAGTCTATTTGTTCTCAATGCTCTGAGGAAGACAGTTGAAACACATAAGCATTGATCTGCAAAATAAACATTGAAATTTCATAAGTGGTGGACGATTTTGTTGGGAGGTGCGGACCATCTCACATAAAATAAATCTCTCTCGGTTGAAAGTTAATCCAGTCACAAGTTCAGTTCAGATGCACTAGTGTTCATCTGTGTCCAGCTACCTTGGCATACATTGTGTTGAGTAACATTTATAGTGAATCCAGTTGACTCTGgcattttatgtgtgtgtactattgccatatgatttttttaatgtgtaCAGCACCTCACTGATGTAGATGTGCAGCACTATTTGCATGTTGTGTGTACGGCTTGTGTGTTGTAGAAGTGTTATTCTTAGTATGTGTCTCAATGGTCCAATGTCCACTAAAGAAAATACAAATGGGTATAAAGCACTTTCAACAGGCGAgtcattattttccattatCTAAGAACTGTCATGATGAGAGATCCAAAGGTATTTGTGATTACGAATGTGAGAGCCCCCATACATAGCTACTAAAAGAGTGGAATAACTTTTataaaatgtatacatttttgATATAGATGCACTGGCAAACTTAACCAGGATAAACTAGAAAATGATTTGAAAACAGTTTAAGAGGATGACAGTACCTCCTTGATCTAGAGAAGGACCTTGAAGGTTTGTGGTTCCTGTCCCGGGAGATggatctctccctcctcctttctctggaGAGGGACCTGCAAAAGCCAAGCCATACAATCAGAAAAGTATTATCTTGCTTCTACTTTGAAGTTCTTAAAATAAATTCTTACACTAGTAAAAAAGCCATGACTGTCACTGCTATAAAAATGATCCCCAATCATCTGGGGTAGTAGGGAGTTCCTAAGTTCAACTCACCACAAAGTAAGTCTACACATTTGCTGTCAATAGAGCAGCTCTACATTTTGCCACACGATTAAAATCAGATTAGAGCTTTGGCTCTCTGGTTTCCGGCTTTGGGTTGGAGCTGTTCATTCTAGGCTTGACTGTGTGGAAAAGGACTAATAGCCTTTAGTTTTGGAAACACCAAAACTTGAATTTGAAAGCTTACATACCTGCTTCGACTGCGGCTGAAGCTCCTCCTGCGTGGGGATCTGAGAGGGGGAAAGACAAAAATGTTAGCAACAAGGCAGATGCATTGTTCACCTGTTGACCCCCACAGTACTCCAATCCCCTTATTGCCCGTACCCCCAAGGTAATCCCTTAATGGGCCTCCTTTAACACAGCTCCTTAGACTAGCTCGGTAACTcaagaaacagaaatagaagACTTGAGAATATTATTCACAAGAACACAATAACCTCAATATAATCAGATAATACAGATTACTCAATGGCAATGGACCAAGTCCATAAAGATGGCGGGCCTTGAGGGCTGACATCATTCTGTCCTCCTGGCCTATCCCACAGTGCAATGCGCACCCAGGATTTGCTCcgtgtcttcctctctgtccaaaCTGGCAAAAGCTGATTATGTTTTTTGGACAAAGAGGGTATCTATGTCATGAAGAAAGTGACCAAACTATATAATCCGCAGTGGCAATTATAGTCCTGCTTTTAATTTGGAATGGAATATACCATTCCAGATTTTTAAGATTATACATACACGATTACAGATTTTTCATGGTTTGATGTTTGAGCCTAAACCATTTGCTTCCTTGCTGCATTCATGATATGATCCCACCAGCTGTGAACATTTACTCACCATGCCTGCAGACAAGGAAGGCTTATGACAATATGAAGGAGACCTAGCACTCCTAAACTGCGTATCTCACTCCTGTCTGAAGATTGAACACTTTGCACTGTGGGATGGCCATGGTGTGGGAAAAtaagagacatacacacacacaggccaccaTCTGTATGCAACTGGTCCACTGCATGTGAATGGAGAGCATAAGGAAATGGAGGTTTGTAACAAAACCAATGATAATACATTGGGTACTGGGAATAAATCTTGCAGAAACAAGCAGGCTAAGATCAATTACAATCAACCATagagaacacagaaaaatgacttttgattTCAGGGGGGTTGAGGAGGAGTTTTGACTCTTGTGTCTTCATAATTCTGCTCAGAGCCCCAAGACACACCAGAAGATTATCTATCATCCAAATCTCTGGAAATGTGATGTTCTAGACATTGGATGTTGGGCCATTCCCCTTTGAAACAATGAGTTACAGTTATGGGTGAGGACAAAAGACAAACCTTTACgattcaaacaaaaaaagaacaacctTTTTAAACCAGCTGtctcttcactttcaaaactGTAATCAGCAGTGTACTGAATGAAGCAGGAAAACTTACTAGTATTTTGGTTTTCAACAAGCTAGATATGACGAAAGGGAGGCAGACTGTCGGCCGGGTAGGCAGATTTGGCTGAATAGGACTGGCCAGATGCTGCAAGGTGATTAGTTGGCAGGCAGATGGGGGCTGGCTGTGGcttttttcctgcttttattGGTTAGCCGAAGGCTGCTGCTGGTAGGTTGTAGTGTAGACATTTGGGAACGTAAAACGCTGATTGGTCGGGAATGTGAGGTGGGCCGCTGCCATTTGGGTTAaggttggaggaggaggaggttgagaACGGCATGCTCAGGAACCAATGGGCTGGTGCAACCTGACGACTGGCCATGCCCGGGTCATGTGACACAGCACCAGCCAAGCTGATTGGGGCACGCTGGTCAGCGGTCACATGATGCTGAAAGAGGACTAGTTGATTGAGGGTGGTGAGAAGAGGCATGGTGGTGACTCTGCAACGGGTTTCATTCTTATTAAtatagatggaaaataaaaggcATCctcaatttttttaaaaaaaagaaaaggcatcACAACTGGCATTTTCATTTCCCCCCCAATTGTATACAAAAGGGTATTTTTTTGACATAGGAATTACCTAATCCTATTTCACATATCTTATTGTCATTTcaaacaatgaaataaagttTTAAAACTTCTTGAAAGTGCACAGGAAATGGTACACTTCAAAAGATACATCAGTGCTTGAAGCAAAAGTGAAAGACTTGCAAGCCAGATTTTAAGAGGTGTTTAGCAATGGAAAAAGATACACTGAATTACCCAGTATAATGTCCAATCCCATACCACATTTAACTGCAAACACTGGTCATGAAAGTCTAGCTCTTTGATACTttagattaaatgacttaaaATGTTAATGAAGATGAAAACTGCAGGCCTTAGACATTGCAACagtcacaaatatatattacCACAGAGCAAAATGTTACAAACACTAGAAAGGTCTAGACTGCAAAAACACGTGCAATTACCAGGAAATATACTGCAGGTCAGAGAGTGAAATCAGGAAGTAAAAGTGTAGGGTTAAAATCAGAGATGGAGCAGAAACATTAGTGGTCTCTATAAGGCACCATTGTCAAATGAGACTGTCTGGGTTACCTTCGTCTGGGCGGTGGGCTACGACGCCTGTAATCGTCTCGAGGACGCCGGCTCCACGAAGGAGGAGGACCACGGTTGCGGGTGCGTTTCTCGCCATTAGACAGCTCCACTCTAACACGGCAACCACACAGTGTCCTGTAAAAATCCATGCAGACAAAACAACCAATCACAATCTACTGATGTAACTAAAGCAAGACAAGTCCAGTTTCATTTTAGTTTTAGCAATTGCATTTCACCATTAGGTTTAATTGTTGCCTACCTTCCATCAAGCTCGCGCACTGCATCAGTTGCATCTCTGGGATCTTCAAATTCTACGAAAGCAAAACCTGGGGGGTTCCTGGCCACCCAAACACTGCGGAGTGGACCATAGTAGCCAAATGCTCTCTCTAACTCTGTCTTGTTTCCGTTGTTGCCCAAATTTCCAACGTAGACCTTGCAGTCAAGAGGACAGTCTCTATGCATGACTGGATCTGAAACATTATGAACAAGGATGTGGAGTTGATCATTGTAGCATTGCACGGGATAGTTGACAACTCAGAAAGTGACTTAATCATGCTCTGAAAATCACCTCAGTATGATGCGGAGGGCCACATGTAGTCCATCCACAACAAAAAATGATTGATTTGTGAATGAGCAACTGAAAGAACTCTCAGTTTAAGTATCCATGTAATACACATTTCCCACAACATAACAACCTATACTCAGAAGAATGACAAAGACTGGGACAGTGATCACAGCCCCCTCCTGCACCACACAAAACCTGTTAGATGGGCCAGATGTGTCTGCGACAAGTATGTATGCTTCCCACCATTCTGGTTTTCTTTTGGGCAAAACTATTAGATAAAGCCTAGGACTCTAGCATGTCTATGGGTGGAAATGCATGGCACATAGAAACGTAGCTAGTATCACTCTGTTGTTGACGTTCCAGGTTCCATGACCGATTCTGCTTCCTCTTGCATTGTAATAACAGTAGCAACATTCTGTTACTGGTTGACATGCAAAAAGTAACTTTGCATCACATCACATTCGAAATGTGTCCTTTACAGTGTTTCAAACGGATGGGGAATATTGGCCTGCGTCTCTGACGGGCAGTCTCaattacaaacatttatttacattagcTAACGCTGACGCTAGCTATAGCAGTAACGTTGGCTAACTTTTTGGTTTAGTCAAATAATACACTAAACAGCTAAAACGCGAACCTACACTACATAATGAAAAATACTTGTTGCATATTTAACGTTACATTTCAGCGTTTGCTAACGTTAACCTAGATAGCTAAAATGGCTGTCGCCTTTCTGTGGCCTACGTTAGCCAATTAGCGTTAGCCAGGAAGCAACCGAGTCCATCAGTAAAATAGATATGCATATCCAATTAACCGTTCAAACGGATAATTATTACAAAACCAACCCGAtgtaataatagcaataattgtTCACATACTGGTACAACGTAAATTACCGTATTTGATGCAATTCACGCCACAAATTCTCTACAGTTCACTGGCTTGTACCCCCTCCGGTCGTGTACGAAAAATGGCGTGACGAAAAATACGTCTACTAGCAGGATATCCAGGTGGTGGCTCGTCgtatatttacagtacagaTTTTGGGAGGGCGGGGCAAGTGTTGCCTGTCATTTGTGCCGCTATGTTGGCTACATTAAATATTGCAGCCTGGATACACATTTTAGTTATTACAAGGAACCATTTCAACAGGTTTGATTTATTGAGAGAGATTCCTAAAATATTCAGGCATTTCCCCGAACACTTTAATGGGATGAACAAAGGGCTGATCCGGATAGGTTAACGAACGCACACTGGGACGCGCGTGCACAgactcacgcacacacaatccAGGGGCGGTGACAAAGAAAGTGGGTTCGCCGGTCTAGCCCGTCCCAAGAGTTTATACTATCAAAATAGTTACTTTGTCCGCTTGACCGGTACAGCGTAGGGGCGGGAAATCACCTCACATGCGCACAAGTATGAATGTGAATATCCATTTATGACATCAAACAGCATACACAAAACAGGAGCATCTGCATCATAATTGTTTTTActaatttaaagacatttatAGTTCTTACAATGTTATCAGTATCTTACTAAGACCTTAAACTGTTTGGCTGAATCAAATAAGCCTTTTGCATACATAAAGGTATGAATGTGAGACACTCTCAAAAGAGAAGCAGTCTAGTTAACACTCAACTCTCTTAGATTTTTTTGTAGAATAAGTGGTCCCTTAatgtattttgtgctgataatgaAAAGCTGGTTGCATGACACGtactttgtttatttccatAGTGAAAATAGTTTAACTTCCCTCAACTTTATAAAGCATTCTGCTCTGCCTAAAAAGAAGTCAGGCTCTTCTTTTTCCAAAGAGGCCACTTTCTGTCCACTATGATCTTCCAATAATGGACAAAGTGACTGTGACATCACCTCTTGATATTATACTGGCCCATTTGAAGCCTGGGAAGAGGGATTTCCTCATGCCAACtggtgccttttttttttttacagtctgtgcCAACATGTAATTTTGGAGCCAGAGTTTGTGCAGTAGAGTAAAAGGGTGGAGCAGGTGAGCCAGGATGAAGCCCATAAGTGCAGATAAAATCAGCCCATATTTTCCTCAAATGGTCATAAATCACATCCTCATGTAGCCCGGAGCCATGGCTGATGGTAGTTGCATACCAGAAGCTATTCAGCTTTCACAAGCTGAATAGTTTGCCTGCGTTCATTGTCTCTGAGAAGCTAATAACCATGCGCACATGGCATGGCAGGATAGATGGCGATGAGAATCAGGCCTGCAGCACGATGagaaaagttgaaaatattaaaattataCAAAAAAGAACAACGGTCTTGGTGCCTAACTATCCCATCACATCCAAATGTAGCCACTAGCTAGATGGCTAGAGTAAAGCACAATTTCAAAATTATGTTTTCCATGAATGcttattgtttacatttgggtaaaattaaatgaagaaaatgatcaaatacATAATGTGTCTTcaaaaataatgttaaacaTACTGAGAATTTGCTCTGATGCCCCAAAACACACCCAATGAAACGCCCACTGACAACTTTTGACAGAGCAAAGCGACTCAGAGTGAAATGGCTGTGCTTGGTCTGTATGTTGACGCTGCTAGGCAAGAACAGCATTATGCAGACGCAAATAAATGCTTGTATACACTAAAATTAATGCAAATATCTTTCTGTTGGcacaattataaaaaaaaatcagcttaaCGGGAGAAGAAATTAAATTAGTTACTGTGGCAGTAACatcttgtagaaaaaaaatactgactTTATATTTCAACACAGAGTATATAAAGGTGGGTGGAGTTTCAAGTTGTTCTCTCCCAGGACTTCCGCATTGGCTTCAAAAGCCAATTGTTTTTTCCCTTTAGTGAGACCTCTCGTTCTGCCTGGATACTCTCTGGCCCGCCAGTTGCTTGCGTTCACTTTTTACTGCGGACCGAGCGCGTGGTGATTGGACTCATCAGTGGTCGTTGGAGCCAATCAGGACTGGGCggcacagaaacaaacaaaacggTGAGCGGTGAAAATAGTAAAGAAGTCTATTAAAAAGTCGCGAAACGGTTACTTTTCtctctgtaatgtaatgtaaagatCAAGCCAGTAACTTCAGCGGGCCAAGTCTCCCTGCTTGGCCACTCCcagtttgtcaggtaaaatgaGCGAGATTAGCAAAACAGTACAGTTGCAAGTTAGCATCTAAGGTTAGCTAACATGAGGTAACCAATGACCTGTTTGTAGCTGACGTTAATTGTATGTCGTGTGCAATTCACAAATATGTCCACCTTGACATTAAAGGGACTTGAAACATTAATGAGCTGGTAATGCAATCCCTACGGAAGAGTAAGGTATCAGTGTTTGCTTGTCGTTCATCAGCAATAAATGCGTAATGCGTGAGACAAAGAAGAGCCACAGCATGAGCGCATGTTGGCCCCGTCGTTTTCTACTTGTCAGTAGGAAACAGGCCTAAGTTTTTTGAACTATCTTATCACATACTACGAACGTAAACAAGCTTTTATTTAGCTTCATAATCGATGTAAAACTAATTTTAACGTCTCAGGCAAAGTATCAATTAATTCGATGATAAAAAGATCCCGATCACATCCCCATTTGCTGTCACAGGGAAACGTTTTGTGTGTAGCCTATTTGAATAAGGGACTAACAATGAAAACTACATGAAAAAGATGACAGTGTGGTCTGTGGTGgtcattcagattcagaccCACCGCCTTCTTAACTTCATTGTGCACAATGCAAACTAACTTCACACTAGACTGTGTTGCAGGGAGAAGTTGTCCCTAATGTGGATGTTTTGTTATGTCAACGGTGTGGCTGGGAAGTTCATCCTATTGGTAATGAAAGGAAACGTCAGCCTACACTAATGTGCCACCATGTACTCCGCAGAGCCTAAAAGTGCAGTGAGCATGGAGCAGTACACCACAGTGGCTGCCACCACAGGGGAGCAGATGGTGCAGACGGTCAATGGGCACATCCAACAGGTAATGGTTTAAAGAGGGCTTGTATATAGCAGGTTACATATCTGGGTGCTTTTTCTCACTGCCGAGCTACATTTGACTGAACTGTTCCTGAACTGAACCTGACCTGGTTACTCTTCCACTTCTTGTAGCTGGAACGTCTGGGAAGGACGATACAGATCAGAACCACAGTGAAAATTGTAAACGTGGTGTGACGTGACTTAGAAATGGACATACCTGTCTTCACATTTTATGTCCAAGGTGCGGTGACAGCAATGGAATTAAAGCCGGAGCCTCCTGTCTGTGGCCAACAGATTCAGGCACTCTAGGTAGTAGCTGAGTTGCGTATCCCATACCCAGAACCCAGATACATTTCTGTCTCATCTGCACGAACCATCAACACAAATTCatttactgctgtgtgtgttgatgtcagCTGGCTTCCTACCAGTTTGTGCTGTGCTGTTTGTACTGTGCTCACCATCTGAGATTCTGCTCAACTCAATCCAGATAGCTGCGACTCTGAAGCTGTCCCACAGGTGGTGCAGCTATGCCATAAAATCAGTGCTGTTCATACAAGTTGGGAGATTTACacagcttgtgtgtttgtcaacTGTATGAAAAGCACTAGAAATTGGAATGTGATTGTAGGTCTAGGCTTACAATACTGTAGGCTTAAACCTACTGTGAGATGTGGTATgcattgttttcttgttttgtacACTCTGGTTGCATGGAGGCTGAAGATGCTGTGATGCATGGTGGATTTGTCATTCGAGCATTGTCCATTGCCATTGTTGCAGGTcctgacattttggaaataagcCCCTTGGTTCCCCCCTTGACCTCTCCTTACACTTTCTATCTGTTCTACATTCTGTTATTCCAAGGTTCAGGGTCAGCCCCTGATGTTGCAGGTGAGCGGGGGGCAGCTCATCACTTCTGCAGGACAGCCCTTAATGGTGCAGGCAATGGGGGGCCAGGGGCAGAACATCATGCGGGTACCTGTGTCTGGAGCTCAGGGCCTCCAACAGGTAAGTTAATTGGCCTGtgtaactacagtacactggcAGAAACTGCAGAACCTTCCACATTATTGCTGCCAGTGGGTTTCATTTGATAGTAGAGATGATATGGAATCAGTTGCATGGCCATTTTTAGATTCAGGCAGGAACAGGTCTTAATGTGTTTTATTGCCAGAACAGAAGTGGTTTTCACTGACTTGACATGCATTTGGTTTAGATACTTCTGGACTATGGAATCCAGAACTAAGATAATCAAGGACTAAACAAACTCAGATATGGGAGGTTTTACCAAAATACCAAAATTGACTTGGACATTAAACTATTTTGTGCTTCAATGGAACTCGAGTAAGATATAAAAATCAGCCAATCATAGAAAATGGTATAGTAATTTGATTCAGAGCTGGCTTTAATGGTTTTTAAAGTCCTTATTTTGTGAATGAGTTGCTATAAGGTTTTTCTGCAAAATTAAACTAGACAGTTCCAAACTAGCCTTAAATTAGGGCCGTGAACTCTGATTTGATTTAGACATGATTTTAAAAGGACTAAGACTAGACTTAATCCATACTTATGCAAATGATTGTCAATGTTTTCTAGCCAATAGGGACCCTTTATTAACATGTGAAAACACTGTATCTTTAATAATcagtagtttttatttattaggcCTATATCTTTATCTGCAACCTATTCATTGCTGCTGCTCCTACCAAATTTCCACTTGGAGATCAATTTTAAGTCTTGACACTTCTGGTCATTACTGCTCCTCTGATTCAGATCCAGCTGGTGCAGCCAGGTCAGATCCAGATTCAGGGGGGTCAGACGATTCAGGTCCAGGGTCCGCAGGGCCAGACACAGCAGATTATCATCCAGCAGCCCCAAACCGCTTTGACAGCTGGACCGAACCAGGTGCAGtgaacacacaaaacactgtacatgcatacacacacacaccaacaatgaCTGTGAAGTTGATTTTTAAGTCGCAtttaaagataataataaaaagaaactaCACAAATAAGTGGTGGCTATTTGTGGAGATGCAGTGACTTGAAATCTTTTCTTTTATAGGTTTTGAAATGCTTCTGGTATGGAATGTCTGGGAAGCTGCTGTATTATTTAGTATGCAGCATGTCACTGTAGCATTAATAT
This DNA window, taken from Centroberyx gerrardi isolate f3 chromosome 5, fCenGer3.hap1.cur.20231027, whole genome shotgun sequence, encodes the following:
- the srsf3b gene encoding serine/arginine-rich splicing factor 3b, whose product is MHRDCPLDCKVYVGNLGNNGNKTELERAFGYYGPLRSVWVARNPPGFAFVEFEDPRDATDAVRELDGRTLCGCRVRVELSNGEKRTRNRGPPPSWSRRPRDDYRRRSPPPRRRSPRRRSFSRSRSRSLSRERRRERSISRDRNHKPSRSFSRSRSRSRSNERK